From the genome of Corallococcus macrosporus DSM 14697:
CAGTCGCTCCCGAAGTCGAAGCGGCCCTCGAAGCACTCTCCCACGGAGGAACGGACGAAGACCTCTGCCTCCTGCTGAACGCGGGCCTGCGGCTGGGCTGCCCCCTCCTGTTGGAGGAACTGTGGTCCCACCACCTTGCACGCCCAGAAGACCGTATGAGCCACAACGAACCGGCGGGCGGGTAGCCGCCGACTCGGCAAAGCCAGACACCCGCCCAGGTGTTCACTCCCGGCAGTCCGGCGGACGGCCATGGCACTCCCGTCGCGGCCGTTGACGCCTTGCGATTAAGTTGCGCGCCATGAACCGCGAATACCACCGCTGGTACAGCGAGCGGCTGCACCGCGACATGGAGCTGCTCATCTTCGGCCACTCGGGTGAGCCCGTGCTCCTGCTCCCGACGAGCAAGGGCCGCTTCTTCCAGGCCGAGGACTTCGGCCTCATCGGCGCCATCGCCGACCGCGTCCAGTCCGGCCGCTACATCGTGGTGTGCCCGGACTCGGTGGATGAGGAGTCCTGGTTCAACACCGCCATCCACCCGGCGGAGCGCATCAAGCGCCACCAGCAGTGGGAGGACTATCTCCTCCACGAGGTGGTGCCCCTGCTCAAGAGCCGCGGCACCGCCGGGCGCCTCACGCTGGCCGGGTGCAGCTTCGGGGGCTTCCACTCGTACAACGTCGGCCTGCGCCACCCGCACGTCTTCCGGCGCCTGCTGTCCATGGGCGGCAAGTTCGAGACGAACGAGTTCCTCGACGGCCACCACGACCCGGACGTCTACTTCCACTCGTGCACGGAGTGGCTGCCCAACCTCACGGACCCCGCGCAGCTCGCCGCGCTCCAGCGCGTGGAGATGGTGCTGGCGGTGGGCGAGCACGACTTCTGCCGCCCCTCCAACGAGCACCTCTCCAACCTGCTCTGGAAGAAGGACATCGGCAACCACCTGGCCGTGTGGCAGGGCGGCACGCACGACTGGCCCGTGTGGCGGCAGATGATTCAGCAGTACCTGCCCTGGTAGCCGCCGCGTCCCGCTACGCTTCGACCGGACGCAGCGCCCCCGCGCTCATCCGGTTGAAGCGCCACAGCAGCGCCACGGCCACGGCGATGAGGCCCGCGCACAGCCCCCACCAGATGCCCACCACGCCCAGGCCCAGCTTGAAGCCCAGCAGCAGCGTCAGCGGCAGGCCAATGGCGTAGTGCCCCACCATGTTGGCCAGGAAGGTGAAGCGCGTGTCGCCCGCCCCGCGCAGCACGCCCGCGCCCACGCCCTGCACGCCGTCGAACACCTGGAAGACGGCGCTCACCATCAGCAGCGGCACCACCAGCGGCAGCACGTCCTCGGGGGCGCCCGCCAGCTTCGCCAGGGGCGTGGGGAACAGCGCGAACAGCAGTCCGCCCAGCGCCATGAAGCCCGCGCCCCCCGCGAAGGCCATGAAGCCGCTCAGCCGCGCCTGCCGCCCGTTGCGCGCCCCCACCGCCCAGCCCACCCGGACGCTGCCCGCGTTGCCAATGCCCATGGCCACCGTGAAGGTGACGCTCGCGAAGGAGATGGCGATTTGGTGCGCCCCCACGCTCGCCGGCCCCAGGCCCGCCGCCAGCACCCCCGCCAGCGCGAACACGCCAATCTCCGCGGCGAAGTGGAGCCCGATGGGGATGCCCAGCTTCACCGCCTGGGACAGGTCCGCCCACACGGGCCGCCGCGTGGAGGACTCGGCGCCCGCCAGGGGCCGCGCCCGCACCGCGAACGCCACCACGCCCAGCTGCACCGCGGTGCACAGCGTCGTCGCCAGCGCGGAGCCCGCCACGCCCATGGCGGGGATGGCCCGCAGCGGCCCGAAGGCGGCCGGCAACACCTCACCGCCGAACACCAGCAGCACGTCCGCGGCCAGGTTGAAGAGGTTGGCCGTCACCGTCGCCACCACCAGCGGCCGCGTGTAGGCCGTGGACTGGCAGTACGAGCGCACCATGAGGAAGGCCAGCATCAACGGCATGCTGGGCGCCCGCCACACCAGGTAGTCCTGGGCGCCCGCCACCTCGGCCTCGCCAATGCCGGCAAGCAACAACAGCGGCGGCGTCAGCAACAGCAGCGCCCCCAGCAGCACCCCCGCGAAGAGCGCCATCCAGCCGCCCTGCCAGAGCAGGCCCCGGGCCCGGGTGAAGTGCCGCGCGCCCATGGCCTGGGACATCATCGGGTCGAAGCCCATCATCAGGCCCATGCCGAAGCCGCTGACCGCGAAGAAGAGGCCGTTGCCCAGGCCCACCGCCGCCAGCGAGGCCGTCCCCGCGCGGCCCACCACCAGCGTGTCCACCAGCCCCATGAGCGCCTGCCCGCCCTGGGCGATGGCAATGGGAATCGCCAGCCGGGCCAGCGCCCGAAGCTCGGTGCGGGGGGTATTCACGGAGGATGATGGCAACACGGCGGTGGACATGGGGAGTGCGCCTATAGCGCCTTCCAGAAGGGAATGCGCTGCCCACGTCCGACGCCCCGGCGCCCCTCGCCTGACCGGAGGGCCTGACTTCACCTCCGGGACACG
Proteins encoded in this window:
- a CDS encoding MATE family efflux transporter; the protein is MSTAVLPSSSVNTPRTELRALARLAIPIAIAQGGQALMGLVDTLVVGRAGTASLAAVGLGNGLFFAVSGFGMGLMMGFDPMMSQAMGARHFTRARGLLWQGGWMALFAGVLLGALLLLTPPLLLLAGIGEAEVAGAQDYLVWRAPSMPLMLAFLMVRSYCQSTAYTRPLVVATVTANLFNLAADVLLVFGGEVLPAAFGPLRAIPAMGVAGSALATTLCTAVQLGVVAFAVRARPLAGAESSTRRPVWADLSQAVKLGIPIGLHFAAEIGVFALAGVLAAGLGPASVGAHQIAISFASVTFTVAMGIGNAGSVRVGWAVGARNGRQARLSGFMAFAGGAGFMALGGLLFALFPTPLAKLAGAPEDVLPLVVPLLMVSAVFQVFDGVQGVGAGVLRGAGDTRFTFLANMVGHYAIGLPLTLLLGFKLGLGVVGIWWGLCAGLIAVAVALLWRFNRMSAGALRPVEA
- a CDS encoding esterase family protein, producing the protein MNREYHRWYSERLHRDMELLIFGHSGEPVLLLPTSKGRFFQAEDFGLIGAIADRVQSGRYIVVCPDSVDEESWFNTAIHPAERIKRHQQWEDYLLHEVVPLLKSRGTAGRLTLAGCSFGGFHSYNVGLRHPHVFRRLLSMGGKFETNEFLDGHHDPDVYFHSCTEWLPNLTDPAQLAALQRVEMVLAVGEHDFCRPSNEHLSNLLWKKDIGNHLAVWQGGTHDWPVWRQMIQQYLPW